The stretch of DNA ATGTACGGTGAAGCTTTGAACTCACGGTTCCCTGAGGTTTGGCCAGCATTTCTGCAATTTCCTTTGTCGTGTAGCCGTGAAGCACATTGAGCACAAGAATCATGCGCTCTTCGGGCTGAAGCCTTGCGAGCGCCTTTGCGAGCGCCGCATTGTCCACGGCCGCGTCCTCAAGACTGACCGCGCCCCCATCGGAAGTCTCGATAAAATCATCGAGATCGAAGGTGTTCCGGCGCAGGATCAGGCCCCCGACGGCACGTTTGCATCGGATGCTCAGGATCCGGAAAATCCAGCCCTTGAAGGCGGCCGGCTCCCGTAAATTGGATATGCCTTTGAAAGCCTCAAGAAACGTGTCCGAGACCGCATCCAGCGCATCCTCCTGATTTCCGAGCGTATACAGGGCAAACCGGTACAGCTCAGGATAACAAGCCTCATAAAGCGCGGCAAACGCATCTCTGTCGCCGTCCCGCGCCTTTAAAGCCAAACCGGGATCCAATATCATAACCACACCACCATTCATGGCTATCGTAAAGATAGTGTAATTTTATTATAAATTTGATGCGCAAAAAAGAAAGAGGAATTCCAAAAAAACATAAAAAATGTCCCGTTCCAAAAGGAACGGGACATTGGTGTCGGCACCGACCTATCTTTCCGGGAGGCTGCCCTCCAAGTATTTTCGGCACGAACGAGCTTAACTTCTGTGTTCGGAATGGGAACAGGTGGAACCTCGCCGTAATCAATACCGACTGTTGGTGACCCGGGGGGGATTCGAACCCCCGTTGCCGGCGTGAGAGGCCGGAGTCTTAGGCCGCTTGACCACCGAGCCATGTGGTGCGCCATCAGGGACTCGAACCCAGGGCCCGCTGATTAAGAGTCAGCTGCTCTACCAACTGAGCTAATGGCGCATACCAAAGACAGGGAACCTGTCATGCAGACAGGGCCTGTTGTCAACAGGGTATACCCGATCCTGCGGATCAGGAGCCCTGAAAACCGAATAAGAACATGCATTTCCGAGAGGAAATGCTGCGATATGTCCGGCAACGAATGTTGCCGGGGAATAATTTTTGAAGAGAAAGAAAGCGAAAGGTCAAGCCCTCGACCGATTAGTACTCGCAAGCTTAACGCGTCGCCGCGCTTACACATTGAGCCTATCAACCTTGTAGTCTGCAAGGGGTCTTACTTGTTTAAAACAATGGGATATCTTATCTTGGGAACGGCTTCACGCTTAGATGCCTTCAGCGTTTATCCGATCCGCACATAGCTGCCCAGCTATGCCACTGGCGTGACAACTGGTGCACCAGAGGTGCGTCCATCCCGGTCCTCTCGTACTAAGGACAGCTTCCCTCAAATATCCAACGCCCACGACAGATAGGGACCGAACTGTCTCACGACGTTCTGAACCCAGCTCGCGTACCGCTTTAATTGGCGAACAGCCAAACCCTTGGGACCGAATTCAGCCCCAGGATGCGATGAGCCGACATCGAGGTGCCAAACCTCCCCGTCGATGTGGAC from Candidatus Zixiibacteriota bacterium encodes:
- a CDS encoding RNA polymerase sigma factor translates to MILDPGLALKARDGDRDAFAALYEACYPELYRFALYTLGNQEDALDAVSDTFLEAFKGISNLREPAAFKGWIFRILSIRCKRAVGGLILRRNTFDLDDFIETSDGGAVSLEDAAVDNAALAKALARLQPEERMILVLNVLHGYTTKEIAEMLAKPQGTVSSKLHRTYGKLREMLGGEDDG